A region of Deinococcus rubellus DNA encodes the following proteins:
- a CDS encoding N-acetylmuramoyl-L-alanine amidase family protein: MHLALKILSSAGLLLSASLSQCAAAQGVTLGDPFVRGAPPQSLPELSPLPATSGQSGLGRSGLGQSVLTQPPPAPQTGSQTGAAPASSALPSLSAPRVYSEGSQTKVVYDLPAGVSYTLIPGFSGLRLDFRGLRAAPSITAQLGASVGEYRVATSPGGAQVSLATPYALGLRSGWRASETVIASGGRVLILEFGPGMSGGALTSVRGEVRGDQVVNPAPTNLVPLSPITLTAPGPDGGPGSVNPNAISLSRSARPTIPAGLGLTSQSSADAASGSVLGLADPAPGLNTGGLNTGSSAGQLPPGDAPGNASGPLPAPAVGLPGAGDSDPNVLRGQASGAALPGALLAAPRIGKNPGVTRVVLDLPPGTSFVITPGALGLSIDLTGVGVNPQTSDVISSELRGWRYGAVGTRSNVFLMTASPLNVHSGWRSVLLPPASGSDRSRLAIDLSPAFANTTRLTPAERVLAAVPPMRSGALAFSGAALVAPSVVIDPGHGGRDPGAVGTVTEKAVVLDVALRVRQYLQSAGITVIMSRDTDRELLPNKNADLNARAALGYNGAQLFLSIHANSMEPANVLRGYGIETWWNNNNAASSTFANVLQNNVIQTTGAFSQGLKSGRSLAVLRGSKVPAALIEIGFVGHPVDGGNLLDDNYLERVALGIARGIREALMTGVGAK; this comes from the coding sequence ATGCATCTTGCCTTGAAGATCCTTTCATCTGCGGGCCTGCTGCTCAGCGCGTCCCTCAGCCAGTGTGCCGCTGCCCAGGGAGTCACGCTGGGCGACCCGTTCGTGCGCGGTGCACCGCCCCAGAGTCTGCCGGAGCTGTCTCCGTTGCCCGCCACATCCGGCCAGTCGGGATTGGGCCGGTCGGGATTGGGTCAGTCGGTGCTCACCCAGCCCCCACCCGCCCCGCAAACTGGTTCCCAGACCGGTGCTGCGCCTGCCTCCAGCGCCCTGCCCAGCCTCAGTGCGCCGCGCGTCTACAGCGAGGGCAGCCAGACCAAGGTGGTCTACGATCTGCCCGCCGGGGTCAGCTACACCCTGATCCCGGGCTTCAGCGGTCTGCGGCTGGACTTTCGGGGATTGCGGGCCGCGCCCAGCATCACGGCGCAACTCGGCGCGAGCGTCGGCGAGTACCGGGTGGCGACCTCGCCGGGTGGCGCGCAAGTCAGCCTGGCCACCCCCTACGCGCTGGGGCTGCGCAGCGGCTGGCGGGCCAGCGAAACCGTCATCGCCTCGGGTGGGCGGGTGCTGATTCTGGAATTCGGCCCGGGCATGAGCGGCGGCGCGCTGACCAGTGTTCGCGGCGAGGTGCGCGGCGATCAGGTCGTGAATCCGGCTCCCACCAATCTGGTGCCTCTCAGTCCCATCACCCTCACCGCGCCCGGCCCCGACGGTGGCCCCGGCTCTGTCAATCCCAATGCCATCAGCCTCAGTCGCAGTGCCCGCCCAACCATCCCAGCAGGTCTGGGATTGACCAGTCAAAGTTCAGCCGATGCCGCTTCGGGCAGCGTACTCGGTCTGGCCGACCCCGCACCGGGGCTGAATACTGGCGGACTGAACACGGGGTCGAGCGCTGGGCAGCTCCCACCGGGCGACGCGCCGGGCAACGCCAGCGGCCCACTGCCCGCGCCCGCCGTGGGCTTGCCGGGCGCGGGCGACAGCGACCCCAACGTGCTGCGCGGTCAGGCCAGCGGAGCCGCGCTGCCCGGCGCGCTGCTGGCCGCACCGCGCATCGGCAAGAATCCCGGCGTGACGCGGGTGGTCCTTGATCTGCCGCCCGGCACCAGCTTTGTCATCACGCCCGGCGCGCTGGGCCTAAGCATTGACCTGACCGGCGTGGGCGTCAACCCCCAGACCAGTGACGTGATCAGCAGCGAGCTGCGCGGCTGGCGCTACGGCGCGGTGGGGACGCGCAGCAACGTCTTTCTGATGACGGCCTCGCCGCTGAATGTCCACAGCGGCTGGCGCAGCGTTTTGCTGCCGCCCGCCAGCGGTTCGGACCGCTCGCGCCTGGCAATTGACCTCTCGCCCGCCTTCGCCAACACCACGCGCCTGACGCCCGCCGAGCGGGTGCTGGCCGCCGTGCCGCCGATGCGCTCCGGCGCGCTCGCCTTCAGCGGCGCGGCCCTGGTGGCCCCCAGCGTGGTCATCGACCCCGGCCACGGCGGGCGCGACCCCGGCGCGGTGGGCACGGTGACCGAGAAGGCGGTGGTGCTGGACGTGGCCCTGCGGGTGCGCCAGTACTTGCAGTCGGCGGGTATCACCGTGATCATGAGCCGCGACACGGACCGCGAACTGCTGCCCAACAAGAACGCCGATTTGAACGCCCGCGCCGCGCTGGGCTACAACGGCGCGCAGCTCTTTTTGAGCATCCACGCCAACAGCATGGAACCGGCCAACGTGCTGAGGGGCTACGGCATCGAGACCTGGTGGAACAACAACAATGCTGCCAGCTCGACCTTTGCCAATGTGCTGCAAAACAACGTCATCCAGACCACCGGGGCCTTCAGTCAGGGTCTCAAGAGCGGCCGCTCGCTGGCGGTGCTGCGCGGCTCGAAGGTGCCCGCCGCCCTGATCGAGATCGGCTTTGTCGGCCACCCGGTGGACGGCGGCAACCTGCTTGACGACAACTATCTGGAGCGGGTGGCGCTGGGTATCGCGCGCGGCATCCGCGAGGCGCTGATGACGGGCGTGGGTGCGAAGTAA
- a CDS encoding 4-(cytidine 5'-diphospho)-2-C-methyl-D-erythritol kinase, producing MLTERSTRFAPAKINLGLSVLGLRPDGYHDLSTLMLPLSVGDELIFEAAADLSLEVVGADLPTDGGNLVYRAAAQYLAAANAPGGVHITLHKHLPLASGLGGGSSDAASTLLALSELYPSAVKVPELARQLGSDVPFFLLGGAARAEGIGERLTPLDVPPTWLVLLNPGLAVSARDAYGWLDELRAYTPPLDVPSLLSALATGQPVPHFNALQAGVVARHPEVAEALSALTAAGLHSPLMSGSGSTVFGLANSEAQAQAAAIKLQAQFPGWWTRAAQVL from the coding sequence ATGCTGACTGAGCGCTCGACCCGCTTCGCGCCCGCCAAGATCAACCTGGGCCTCTCGGTGCTGGGCCTGCGTCCCGATGGGTACCATGACCTCTCCACCCTGATGCTGCCGCTGTCGGTGGGCGACGAACTGATATTCGAGGCCGCTGCCGATCTGAGTCTGGAAGTGGTGGGGGCCGATCTGCCCACGGACGGGGGCAATCTGGTCTACCGCGCTGCCGCGCAGTATCTGGCGGCGGCGAACGCGCCGGGCGGCGTCCACATCACCTTACACAAGCATTTGCCTTTGGCCAGTGGACTGGGCGGCGGCAGCAGCGACGCGGCGAGCACCTTGCTGGCCCTCTCGGAACTGTACCCGTCGGCGGTGAAGGTGCCCGAACTGGCGCGGCAACTCGGCTCGGACGTGCCGTTTTTCCTGCTGGGCGGCGCGGCACGGGCTGAAGGCATCGGCGAACGGCTGACCCCATTGGACGTGCCGCCGACCTGGCTGGTGCTGCTCAACCCTGGGTTGGCCGTCAGCGCCCGCGACGCCTACGGATGGCTGGATGAACTCCGGGCCTATACACCGCCGCTCGACGTTCCCTCGCTACTTTCAGCCCTTGCAACAGGCCAGCCCGTGCCGCACTTCAACGCCCTGCAAGCCGGGGTGGTGGCCCGCCACCCAGAGGTCGCTGAGGCCTTGAGCGCCCTCACTGCCGCCGGACTCCACAGCCCGCTGATGAGCGGTTCCGGCAGCACGGTGTTCGGTTTAGCCAACAGTGAGGCGCAGGCGCAGGCAGCGGCCATCAAGTTGCAGGCGCAGTTTCCCGGCTGGTGGACGCGAGCGGCGCAGGTTCTCTAG
- the hrpB gene encoding ATP-dependent helicase HrpB — protein MTNKLAVTLPIFEILPEIRAALAAHPLAVLQAPPGAGKSTGLPLELLNEPWLGGKRILLLQPRRVAARAVAARLSATLGERVGETVGLRVRFETLVSARTRLEVVTEGILTRRLQHDPELAGVGLVLFDEFHERSLNADLALALVREVQGALHGDLRVLIMSATLDPGLPARLGAAVPIIESRGRQYPVEVRYLAADPLDPASAMAGAVTRALDTDPGDVLAFLPGVAEIRRTLAALKERHPDVTVLPLYGDLPIAEQNRAIVPDPARRKVVLATSIAETSLTIDGVRVVIDSGLTRSQQFDPGTGLSRMVTSRVTRDSADQRAGRAGRTAAGVAYRLWSERTQPLLAASRAPEILGADLAPLVLEVAGWGADVAALPWLDAPPPMRVGTAQILLTELDALQEGRITPQGRQLLDLPTHPRLAHLLSVGTELGLGGLAADLAALLEERNPLPRGAGSDLTRRVAALRQHRAGGSGEGDRAVLERAERLSRQWRGLLRVQPDQSFPEADQVGRLLFLAYPERAAQLRPGSLDRYLLAGGQGVRLPEGDDLAGQPYLVAAHLDTSSRDHTSGEGRLYLAAPLDPAVLEAHSLSTDTVAWDSRSGTLTAARERRYGRLLLDSRPLQQVPEALRIQAVRAAVAAEGLGSLAWTNDVRQWQARVLSLHAWNGSDPSGEAWPDLSDDALLNRLDDWLTPHLGPVRKREDLGKIALLPALQTLLPWPLPRRLDELAPRQVVVPSGHSIRLDYRSGGEAPILAVKLQELFGLADTPTVNAGRTPVLLHLLSPARRPVQITQDLRSFWQSGYFQVRKDLRGSIPGTPGPTIRGRRRPRGRRKSECEGLTLWGPCSAGPAPVGRGSRSLRSVGCLRGVSRSSLHQRSRRLRLRLRSGRPVQDFPGW, from the coding sequence GTGACGAATAAATTGGCCGTAACGCTGCCCATCTTCGAGATCCTGCCGGAGATCAGGGCGGCGCTGGCCGCGCATCCGCTGGCCGTGCTGCAAGCCCCACCCGGCGCGGGCAAGAGCACCGGGCTGCCGCTGGAACTGCTGAATGAACCCTGGCTCGGCGGCAAGCGCATCCTGCTGCTGCAACCCCGCCGGGTGGCGGCGCGGGCGGTGGCGGCGCGGCTCTCGGCCACGCTGGGTGAGCGGGTCGGCGAGACAGTGGGGTTGCGGGTGCGCTTCGAGACGCTGGTGTCAGCCCGCACCCGGCTGGAAGTCGTCACTGAGGGCATCCTGACCCGCCGCCTTCAGCACGACCCGGAGCTGGCAGGCGTCGGGCTGGTGCTGTTTGACGAGTTTCACGAGCGCAGCCTCAATGCGGATCTGGCACTGGCCCTGGTGCGCGAGGTGCAGGGTGCCTTGCACGGCGACCTGAGGGTACTGATCATGTCGGCCACCCTCGACCCCGGTTTGCCCGCCCGGCTGGGCGCAGCGGTGCCGATCATCGAGAGCCGGGGCCGCCAGTACCCGGTGGAGGTGCGCTACCTGGCCGCCGACCCGCTGGACCCCGCCTCAGCGATGGCGGGCGCGGTGACGCGGGCACTGGACACCGACCCCGGCGACGTGCTGGCCTTCCTGCCGGGCGTGGCCGAGATTCGCCGTACCCTGGCGGCGCTGAAAGAGCGTCACCCCGACGTGACGGTGCTGCCGCTCTACGGTGATCTGCCCATCGCCGAGCAAAACCGCGCCATCGTGCCTGACCCGGCCCGGCGCAAGGTGGTGCTGGCAACCAGCATCGCCGAGACCAGCCTGACCATCGACGGCGTGCGGGTGGTCATCGACAGCGGCCTGACCCGCAGCCAGCAGTTCGACCCTGGCACGGGTTTAAGCCGGATGGTGACCAGCCGGGTGACCCGCGACAGCGCCGACCAGCGCGCTGGTCGGGCGGGCCGCACCGCAGCAGGCGTGGCCTACCGCCTGTGGAGTGAACGCACCCAGCCGCTACTGGCCGCGTCCAGAGCGCCAGAAATCCTGGGGGCCGACCTCGCGCCGCTGGTGCTGGAAGTGGCGGGCTGGGGCGCAGACGTCGCCGCTTTGCCCTGGCTCGATGCCCCGCCCCCGATGCGCGTGGGCACGGCCCAGATCTTGCTGACCGAGCTGGACGCCTTGCAGGAGGGCCGCATCACCCCGCAAGGACGCCAACTGCTCGATCTGCCGACCCACCCGCGCCTGGCACACCTGCTCTCGGTGGGCACGGAGCTGGGCCTCGGCGGGCTGGCTGCCGACCTCGCCGCCCTGCTGGAGGAGCGCAACCCGCTCCCACGCGGAGCCGGGAGCGACCTGACCCGCCGGGTGGCCGCCCTGCGCCAGCACCGGGCAGGCGGCAGCGGCGAGGGAGACCGGGCCGTGCTGGAGCGCGCCGAGCGCCTCAGTCGGCAGTGGCGCGGTCTGCTGAGGGTCCAGCCCGACCAGTCGTTTCCCGAAGCCGATCAGGTGGGGCGGCTGCTGTTTCTGGCGTACCCCGAGCGGGCCGCCCAGCTCCGACCCGGCAGCCTGGACCGCTACCTGCTGGCGGGAGGCCAGGGCGTACGGCTGCCGGAAGGCGACGATCTGGCCGGGCAGCCGTACCTGGTGGCCGCCCACCTCGACACGTCCAGCCGCGACCACACCAGCGGCGAGGGCCGCCTGTATCTGGCCGCACCGCTCGACCCAGCCGTGCTGGAAGCCCACTCGCTCAGCACCGACACGGTGGCCTGGGACAGCCGGAGCGGCACGCTGACCGCCGCCCGTGAGCGCCGCTATGGCCGCCTGCTGCTGGACAGCCGGCCACTTCAGCAGGTGCCGGAAGCCCTGCGAATTCAGGCGGTGCGCGCCGCCGTGGCCGCCGAGGGGCTGGGTTCCCTGGCCTGGACGAACGACGTGCGCCAGTGGCAGGCCCGCGTGCTGAGTCTGCACGCCTGGAACGGCAGCGACCCCTCGGGCGAAGCCTGGCCCGACCTCTCCGACGACGCCCTGCTGAACCGGCTGGACGACTGGCTGACCCCGCACCTCGGCCCGGTCAGAAAGCGCGAGGACCTGGGCAAGATCGCGCTGCTGCCCGCGCTGCAAACCCTGTTGCCCTGGCCGCTGCCGCGCCGCCTGGACGAACTCGCACCCCGGCAGGTGGTGGTGCCGAGTGGGCACAGTATCCGGCTGGACTACCGCTCCGGCGGCGAAGCACCGATTCTGGCGGTCAAATTACAGGAACTCTTCGGGCTGGCCGACACGCCCACCGTCAACGCGGGGCGCACTCCGGTGCTGCTGCACCTGCTCTCGCCCGCCCGCCGCCCGGTGCAGATCACCCAGGACTTACGCTCGTTCTGGCAGAGCGGTTACTTTCAGGTCCGTAAGGATTTGCGGGGCAGTATCCCAGGCACCCCTGGCCCGACGATCCGTGGACGGCGCAGGCCACGCGGGCGACGAAAAAGCGAATGTGAGGGGTTGACGCTGTGGGGGCCATGTTCGGCTGGCCCCGCCCCAGTGGGGCGAGGGAGCAGGTCGCTGCGCTCGGTAGGGTGTCTTCGCGGCGTTTCTCGCAGTTCCTTGCATCAGCGTTCCAGACGGCTGCGCCTTCGTCTGCGTTCAGGCCGCCCCGTTCAAGATTTCCCCGGCTGGTGA
- a CDS encoding IMPACT family protein, whose product MSRDLTPFVTLASPHRLDAVIEGSEFLAFAARADTPEEALAQLAALKERYPDATHHCWAYQIGSLYRFSDDGEPGGTAGTPMLRAIQGQQLDHVMVVIVRYYGGVKLGTGGLARAYGGGGAECLRTAPRLDVRPRVPRRVTVPYEQVSALYHLLSQFSVERGEEEYSGAGLTLAVQLYPEDTEPFGSALRDATRGSGSLEEL is encoded by the coding sequence GTGAGCCGTGATCTGACGCCGTTCGTGACCCTGGCCTCGCCGCACCGCTTGGACGCAGTCATCGAGGGCAGCGAGTTTCTGGCCTTTGCCGCACGGGCCGACACGCCCGAGGAGGCGCTGGCCCAGCTCGCAGCACTCAAGGAGCGCTACCCGGACGCCACCCACCACTGCTGGGCCTACCAGATCGGCTCCCTCTACCGCTTCTCCGACGACGGCGAACCCGGCGGCACGGCGGGCACCCCGATGCTGCGGGCCATTCAGGGCCAGCAACTCGATCACGTGATGGTGGTCATCGTGCGCTACTACGGCGGCGTCAAGCTCGGCACCGGGGGTCTGGCGCGGGCTTACGGCGGCGGCGGCGCCGAGTGCCTACGCACCGCTCCCCGGCTGGACGTGCGCCCCCGCGTGCCCCGGCGCGTCACGGTGCCTTACGAGCAGGTCAGCGCCCTCTACCATCTGCTCAGTCAGTTTTCCGTCGAGCGCGGCGAGGAGGAGTACAGCGGCGCGGGCCTGACGCTGGCGGTGCAGCTCTACCCCGAGGATACGGAGCCGTTCGGGTCAGCCCTGCGCGACGCCACGCGGGGCAGCGGCAGCCTTGAGGAACTCTAA
- a CDS encoding exodeoxyribonuclease III: protein MSFASPLRVTTLNVNGLRSALKKGLPGWLENHAPDVVLLQEVRADPMPEVFATLGYESCWHPAQKAGYSGVALLSRRGLSDVQVGMNDPEVDAEGRVLSALVAGVRFASVYLPSGASAEHRQQFKERVLPDFARWTQGHLPTPGMSRPPLVIGGDFNVAHTELDLKNWRSNRNKPGFLPQEREWFGQYLALGLRDSHREHLIDRREYTWWSNRANAYANDVGWRIDYLLSAGVPLSGVWVERTERFSDHAPLSATVSGAGDGDE from the coding sequence GTGTCTTTTGCCTCGCCTCTGCGCGTGACCACCCTGAACGTCAACGGCCTTCGCAGCGCCCTCAAGAAAGGCCTGCCCGGCTGGCTGGAGAATCATGCCCCCGACGTGGTGCTGCTTCAGGAAGTGCGCGCCGACCCCATGCCGGAGGTGTTCGCCACTTTAGGCTACGAATCGTGCTGGCATCCGGCCCAGAAAGCCGGGTACAGCGGCGTGGCACTGCTCAGTCGGCGCGGCCTCTCGGACGTGCAGGTGGGTATGAACGACCCCGAGGTGGACGCCGAGGGGCGCGTGCTGTCGGCGCTGGTGGCGGGGGTGCGCTTTGCCAGCGTGTACCTGCCGAGCGGCGCGAGTGCCGAGCACCGCCAGCAATTCAAGGAGCGGGTGCTGCCGGACTTCGCCCGCTGGACCCAGGGGCACCTCCCGACGCCGGGCATGTCCAGACCGCCGCTGGTCATCGGCGGCGACTTCAACGTGGCCCACACCGAACTCGACCTCAAGAACTGGCGCAGCAACCGCAACAAACCCGGTTTTCTGCCGCAGGAGCGCGAGTGGTTTGGGCAGTATCTGGCACTGGGCCTGCGTGACAGCCACCGCGAACACCTGATTGATCGGCGCGAGTACACCTGGTGGAGTAACCGGGCCAACGCTTACGCCAACGACGTGGGCTGGCGCATCGATTACCTGCTCTCGGCGGGAGTGCCGCTGAGTGGGGTCTGGGTGGAACGCACCGAGCGCTTCTCCGACCACGCGCCGCTGAGCGCTACGGTGAGTGGGGCGGGTGACGGTGACGAATAA
- the ispD gene encoding 2-C-methyl-D-erythritol 4-phosphate cytidylyltransferase yields the protein MSGVLKVAALIPAAGFGTRLGQGPKAYLDLGGLSLLARSVAALAPHVDEVVVALPEGFALPEGIPARVVIGGATRQASVLALLRATDAEVVLIHDAARPFLPPEVIRTVRTAAAETGAATAALPVADTLVRGQGQASALWGELTARENLWAVQTPQGFRRELLLSAHLEAEQGGIQATDDAGLVARLGLPVVLIPGDARLFKVTTPSDLALARALVVVWDAEDAD from the coding sequence TTGAGCGGCGTATTGAAGGTCGCCGCGCTGATTCCCGCTGCCGGATTCGGTACCCGGCTGGGGCAGGGGCCGAAAGCTTATCTGGACCTGGGCGGCCTGAGCCTCCTGGCCCGCAGCGTGGCCGCCCTCGCGCCTCACGTGGACGAGGTGGTGGTGGCGCTGCCGGAAGGTTTTGCCCTGCCTGAAGGCATACCCGCCAGGGTCGTGATCGGCGGCGCGACCCGGCAGGCGTCGGTGCTGGCCCTGCTGCGCGCCACCGACGCCGAGGTGGTGCTGATTCACGATGCGGCCCGGCCCTTTTTGCCGCCCGAGGTAATTCGCACAGTGCGGACTGCCGCCGCCGAAACCGGAGCCGCCACCGCTGCCCTGCCGGTGGCCGATACGCTGGTGCGTGGGCAGGGCCAGGCATCGGCGCTGTGGGGCGAGTTGACAGCCCGTGAGAACTTGTGGGCAGTTCAGACACCGCAGGGCTTCCGGCGCGAGTTGCTGCTCAGCGCCCACCTGGAAGCTGAGCAAGGCGGCATTCAGGCCACCGACGATGCCGGACTGGTGGCACGGCTGGGCCTGCCGGTGGTGCTCATTCCCGGCGACGCGAGACTCTTCAAGGTGACCACGCCCAGCGACCTGGCGCTGGCGCGGGCGCTGGTTGTGGTCTGGGACGCCGAAGATGCTGACTGA
- a CDS encoding UbiX family flavin prenyltransferase: MSDLGARRLVVGVSGGSGIPYALAVLRALHHLGTETHLVVSSGAKRVMSLEGGPQLSDLTELAHTVHDDRDLGASIASGSYRTAGMLVVPCSAGTLAKIAHGFADNLLARAAHVTLKERRRLVLVTREDPLPRPMLQNMLLAHDAGATLMSASPGFYHAPRTVDELLHFVTARVLDQFGLEAGGFQRWGEA; this comes from the coding sequence GTGAGTGATCTCGGTGCCCGGCGGCTGGTGGTGGGCGTCTCGGGCGGCAGCGGTATTCCCTACGCCCTGGCGGTGCTGCGCGCCCTGCACCACCTCGGTACCGAGACGCATCTGGTGGTGTCGAGCGGGGCCAAGCGGGTCATGAGTCTGGAGGGCGGGCCGCAGCTCAGTGACCTGACCGAACTGGCCCACACCGTCCACGATGACCGCGACCTGGGGGCCAGCATCGCCAGCGGCTCGTACCGCACGGCAGGGATGCTGGTGGTGCCGTGCAGCGCCGGAACGCTGGCCAAGATCGCCCACGGCTTTGCCGACAATCTGCTCGCGCGCGCCGCCCATGTGACCCTCAAGGAGCGCCGCCGCCTGGTGCTGGTGACGCGCGAGGACCCGTTGCCGCGCCCGATGCTGCAAAACATGCTGCTCGCCCATGACGCCGGGGCCACTTTGATGAGCGCCAGCCCCGGTTTTTACCACGCGCCCAGGACGGTGGACGAGTTGCTCCACTTCGTGACCGCGCGGGTGCTCGACCAGTTCGGGCTGGAGGCGGGCGGCTTTCAGCGATGGGGTGAGGCTTGA
- a CDS encoding NUDIX domain-containing protein, which translates to MTQHPNWPHLIPDAEQPWQTLDQIELSAPPRRLVRDTVRLHGGQQGEYVYRPRGPRAVFVLPITPEGEAVLIREYRYPLRAFVTEVVAGGVEEGEDLSAAAARELLEEAGGVAGEWLALPGFYPQPSISGVVFYPFLAFRVVVQAAHNEDSELIERLVLPLPEVYRRLEAGEIFDGPSSLVLFHARRELEARGLL; encoded by the coding sequence ATGACCCAGCATCCCAACTGGCCGCACCTGATTCCCGACGCCGAGCAGCCCTGGCAGACCCTCGACCAGATTGAACTGAGTGCCCCGCCGCGTCGCCTGGTGCGCGACACGGTGCGCCTGCACGGCGGCCAGCAGGGCGAGTATGTGTACCGGCCACGCGGTCCGCGCGCCGTGTTCGTGCTGCCGATCACGCCTGAGGGCGAGGCGGTGCTGATCCGCGAGTACCGCTACCCGCTGCGGGCCTTCGTCACCGAGGTGGTGGCGGGCGGCGTCGAGGAAGGCGAGGACCTGAGCGCCGCCGCTGCCCGCGAGTTGCTGGAGGAAGCGGGCGGCGTGGCGGGCGAGTGGCTGGCCCTGCCAGGCTTTTACCCTCAGCCGAGCATCAGCGGGGTGGTGTTTTACCCGTTTCTGGCCTTCAGGGTGGTGGTGCAGGCGGCCCACAACGAGGACAGCGAACTGATCGAGCGGCTGGTCCTGCCGCTACCGGAAGTCTACCGGCGGCTGGAGGCGGGCGAGATTTTCGACGGTCCCAGCAGCCTGGTGCTGTTTCACGCCCGGCGCGAACTGGAGGCGCGCGGCCTGCTGTGA
- a CDS encoding NAD(P)H-hydrate dehydratase: MAGSVLLPGGVKALDARLERAGLLDLAMETAGRAVADHLQQVFPAGRVLLLAGGGANGGDAWVAARHLLSLEREVTVLAQPPRHPLSKLNRKRLAAVGVTSQVLAATSLRRALAAVDVVVDGLLGTGFRPPLRAELGELVGLLNGSGLPVLSIDLPSGLDAASAELPEVVVKAAHTLTFSGLKPALIYGPAAHAAGQVTVAGLRIPPDWTVREAVALRPTDDEIAALLPKRFADAHKGTAGRVWVLGGHPGTLGAPALAGLGALRAGAGLVTIYSGADVPLITPELMAHRIKLSDLEREQKPDAVAVGMGLGPQASEVARMVLGWRVPTVVDADALQPGLAGAGHPQVIWTPHPGEAARLLGTDTQGITRDPLSAARALQEKFGGVVVLKGGPSTVATPDGLFVARGGHPGMASAGMGDTLSGILAALLGQGLNAQDAALAGVRLHSKAGELAGQQHGYGLMATDVSGELGRAWLELVGGA, encoded by the coding sequence ATGGCAGGGAGCGTGCTGCTGCCCGGCGGTGTGAAGGCCCTTGACGCCCGTCTGGAACGTGCGGGCCTGCTTGATCTGGCGATGGAGACGGCGGGCCGGGCGGTGGCCGACCACCTGCAACAGGTCTTCCCGGCGGGCCGGGTGCTGCTGCTGGCGGGCGGCGGGGCCAACGGCGGAGACGCCTGGGTGGCGGCGCGGCATCTGCTGTCGTTGGAGCGCGAGGTCACTGTGCTGGCGCAGCCGCCCAGACACCCGCTGAGCAAGCTCAACAGGAAGCGGCTGGCAGCAGTCGGAGTAACCTCGCAAGTGCTTGCAGCCACCAGTCTGCGCCGCGCTCTTGCCGCCGTGGACGTGGTGGTGGACGGGTTGCTCGGGACCGGCTTCAGGCCGCCGCTGCGGGCCGAACTCGGCGAACTCGTCGGACTGCTGAACGGCAGCGGTTTGCCGGTGCTGAGCATCGACCTCCCCTCCGGCCTGGACGCGGCCAGCGCCGAACTGCCGGAGGTGGTGGTCAAAGCCGCCCACACGCTCACCTTCAGCGGCCTCAAGCCTGCGCTGATCTACGGCCCCGCCGCGCACGCTGCCGGACAGGTGACGGTGGCCGGGCTGCGTATACCGCCCGATTGGACTGTGCGCGAAGCGGTGGCCCTGCGCCCCACGGACGACGAGATCGCCGCACTGCTGCCCAAACGCTTTGCCGACGCCCACAAGGGGACGGCGGGCCGGGTGTGGGTGCTGGGTGGGCACCCCGGCACCCTGGGTGCGCCCGCGCTGGCCGGACTCGGGGCGCTGCGGGCCGGGGCCGGGCTGGTGACGATTTACAGCGGGGCCGACGTGCCGCTGATCACCCCGGAGCTGATGGCCCACCGAATAAAGCTGAGTGATTTGGAGAGGGAGCAGAAACCTGACGCTGTGGCGGTGGGCATGGGCCTCGGCCCCCAAGCAAGCGAGGTGGCGAGGATGGTGCTGGGCTGGCGTGTACCGACGGTGGTGGACGCTGACGCCCTGCAACCTGGGCTGGCAGGCGCGGGCCACCCGCAAGTCATCTGGACGCCGCACCCCGGCGAGGCGGCACGGCTGCTCGGCACCGATACCCAGGGCATTACCCGCGATCCCCTGAGCGCGGCGCGGGCGTTGCAGGAGAAGTTCGGCGGCGTGGTGGTGCTCAAGGGCGGGCCGTCGACGGTGGCCACCCCGGACGGCCTGTTCGTGGCGCGCGGCGGGCACCCCGGCATGGCCTCGGCGGGCATGGGCGACACCCTCAGCGGCATCCTGGCGGCGCTGCTCGGCCAAGGGCTGAATGCCCAGGATGCTGCTCTTGCGGGCGTGCGGCTGCACAGTAAGGCAGGCGAACTGGCGGGGCAGCAGCACGGCTACGGCTTGATGGCAACGGACGTTTCGGGCGAGCTGGGCCGTGCCTGGCTGGAGCTGGTGGGCGGGGCTTGA